A portion of the Scleropages formosus chromosome 15, fSclFor1.1, whole genome shotgun sequence genome contains these proteins:
- the manea gene encoding glycoprotein endo-alpha-1,2-mannosidase, translated as MARVRLKSCVVAAVLVLLIFVITTALKSLRPAGSVTGSPFGLGLLPHLSKMDKKDAETHVPEQVVVAEVPPAGVNRKSPGMETPGLDASLKNLPAPNYNLHAFYYTWYGNPQFDGKYIHWDHPVVPHWDPKVDAGYPKGRHSPPEDIGANFYPALGAYSSRDPSVVEAHMLQLRTAAVGVLALSWYPPGMKDDNGEPTDDIVPLVLDLALKYQLKVVFHIEPYKGRDAQSMFTNIKYIVEKYGNHPAFYRYKSSSGAPRPLFYIYDSYLVGPDEWAGLLKDTGHHSVRNTPYDGLFVALLVEEKHKNDILTAGFDGVYTYFATNGFTYGSSHSNWRSIKGFCDRNELLFIPSVGPGYMDTSIRPWNGQNTRHRINGKYYETALGAAVDVRADIISITSFNEWHEGTQIEKAIPKTAGKTVYQDYLPHKSDIYLEVTRKWSDIFVKEREKWLM; from the exons ATGGCGAGGGTTAGGCTCAAGAGCTGCGTCGTGGCGGCTGTGCTCGTCCTCCTCATATTTGTCATTACGACTGCCTTGAAGTCCTTAAGACCGGCGGGTTCTGTCACCGGCAGTCCGTTCGGACTCGGACTTCTCCCTCACCTCAGTAAGATGGACAAGAAGGATGCGGAGACACATGTTCCGGAGCAAGTGGTGGTCGCTGAagtgccccctgcaggtgtGAACAGGAAGTCACCCGGAATGGAGACCCCTGGTCTGGACGCCTCCCTGAAGAACCTTCCAGCCCCGAACTACAACCTGCACGCATTCTACTACACCTGGTATGGTAATCCGCAGTTTGATGGCAAGTACATCCACTGGGACCACCCGGTCGTGCCGCACTGGGACCCCAAGGTGGACGCTGGCTACCCAAAAGGCCGGCACAGCCCCCCAGAGGACATCGGCGCCAACTTCTACCCCGCGTTGGGCGCGTACTCCTCCAGAGACCCATCAGTCGTCGAGGCGCACATGTTGCAGCTGCGAACGGCCGCCGTCG GTGTCCTTGCCCTTTCCTGGTATCCACCTGGCATGAAGGATGATAACGGGGAGCCTACAGATGACATTGTCCCCTTGGTTCTCGATTTGGCTCTCAAATATCAATTGAAG GTTGTCTTTCACATTGAGCCATACAAAGGCAGAGATGCACAGAGCATGTTCACCAACATCAAGTACATTGTGGAGAA ATACGGCAATCATCCTGCGTTCTACCGCTACAAGTCAAGCAGCGGCGCTCCTCGCCCTCTGTTCTACATCTACGATTCCTATCTCGTTGGCCCAGACGAATGGGCCGGACTTCTGAAGGACACGGGCCACCACAGCGTCAGGAACACACCCTACGATGGCCTCTTCGTTGCCCTCCTGGTGGAAGAGAAGCACAAGAATGATATCCTGACCGCTGGCTTCGACGGCGTCTACACCTACTTTGCCACCAACGGCTTCACCTACGGCTCTTCGCACAGCAACTGGAGGTCCATCAAAGGCTTCTGTGACCGGAACGAGCTGCTCTTCATTCCCAGCGTGGGTCCAGGCTACATGGACACCAGCATCAGGCCCTGGAACGGCCAGAACACGCGTCACCGCATCAACGGCAAGTACTACGAGACGGCCCTGGGCGCGGCGGTGGACGTCCGGGCCGACATCATCTCCATCACGTCCTTCAACGAGTGGCACGAGGGCACCCAAATCGAGAAAGCCATACCGAAGACCGCAGGCAAAACCGTTTACCAGGACTACCTGCCGCACAAATCGGACATTTACCTGGAGGTCACGCGCAAGTGGAGTGACATTTTCGTCAAGGAAAGGGAGAAATGGCTCATGTGA